From the Sphingomonas phyllosphaerae 5.2 genome, one window contains:
- a CDS encoding glycoside hydrolase 43 family protein, protein MRVRADSRYTRSATRGILATVALIAGAVAVEAQVWRSDRGDGSYANPPLNADYPDPDIIRVGRDFYFASTTFANVPGLTLLHSRDLVNWDILSHLIPRLDGEPPFDARHGGSYRHGIYAPSLRHRDGIFYVAVTPVGQHTRIYSARDPRGPWRYVSLDRAAFDPALFFDDDGAAYLATSIGSDGTITLHTLDHDVTRITASRVIHYNKGAEGSKLIKRAGYYYLFNAIPGKLALTVSRSRALTGPWETRAQIDDTTGGHQGAIVDLPAGSAGGGWYGFVMRDAGAIGRVTNISPIFWRDDWPVWGTPDAPGRVPDVARKPIAGQPFVEPPASDDFARPTLGRQWQWNHDPLARHWSLTERPGWLRLHAAPGTQFWWARNTLVQKGQAPRARGEVLIDTRGLKRGDICGFGTLGKFSAQLSVAGGANLLTMRVTEDRKNGPNVEIREPGRSFRGTRLWLRTDMDFPAKTALLSYSEDGRRFTAVGGAVPLVFDWQTGTFQGVQFALSCYNPAEKGGWLDIDRFTLSKP, encoded by the coding sequence ATGCGCGTTCGGGCAGACAGTCGGTATACGCGATCCGCCACACGCGGCATTCTTGCCACGGTCGCGCTGATTGCCGGCGCGGTGGCGGTGGAGGCACAGGTTTGGCGCAGCGACCGTGGGGACGGCAGCTACGCCAATCCCCCGCTCAACGCGGATTATCCCGATCCCGACATCATTCGCGTCGGCCGCGACTTCTATTTCGCCAGCACCACGTTCGCCAACGTCCCCGGCCTCACGCTGCTGCACTCGCGCGATCTCGTGAACTGGGACATCCTCTCGCACCTGATCCCGCGGCTGGATGGCGAGCCGCCGTTCGATGCGCGGCACGGCGGCTCGTACCGCCACGGCATCTACGCCCCCAGCCTGCGTCATCGCGACGGCATCTTCTACGTCGCGGTCACTCCCGTCGGGCAGCACACCCGCATCTACAGCGCGCGCGATCCCAGGGGACCGTGGCGCTACGTCTCGCTCGATCGCGCCGCCTTCGATCCGGCGTTGTTCTTCGACGACGACGGCGCGGCCTATCTCGCCACGTCGATCGGCAGCGACGGGACGATCACGCTCCACACCCTCGACCACGACGTGACACGGATCACCGCGTCGCGCGTCATCCACTACAACAAGGGCGCGGAGGGCTCGAAGCTCATCAAGCGCGCCGGCTATTACTACCTCTTCAACGCCATCCCCGGCAAACTCGCGCTCACCGTCTCACGTTCGCGCGCGCTGACCGGCCCGTGGGAAACGCGCGCGCAGATCGACGACACCACCGGCGGGCATCAGGGCGCGATCGTCGATCTGCCTGCCGGGAGCGCCGGGGGCGGCTGGTACGGCTTCGTGATGCGCGATGCCGGCGCGATCGGGCGCGTGACCAACATCAGCCCGATCTTCTGGCGCGACGACTGGCCGGTCTGGGGTACCCCGGATGCGCCCGGCCGCGTGCCCGACGTCGCGCGCAAGCCGATCGCCGGGCAGCCTTTCGTCGAGCCGCCGGCCAGCGACGATTTCGCGCGCCCCACGCTCGGACGGCAATGGCAGTGGAACCACGATCCGCTCGCACGCCACTGGTCGCTCACGGAGCGGCCCGGCTGGCTCCGCCTCCACGCCGCGCCCGGCACGCAATTCTGGTGGGCGCGGAACACGCTCGTGCAGAAAGGCCAGGCGCCGCGTGCCCGTGGCGAGGTGTTGATCGACACCCGCGGCCTCAAGCGCGGCGACATCTGCGGCTTCGGCACGCTCGGCAAGTTCAGCGCGCAGCTGTCGGTCGCGGGTGGTGCGAATTTGCTCACCATGCGTGTCACCGAGGATCGAAAAAACGGTCCGAATGTCGAAATTCGTGAGCCCGGACGCTCCTTTCGCGGCACCCGTCTGTGGCTGCGCACCGACATGGACTTCCCCGCGAAGACCGCGTTGCTGTCCTACAGCGAGGACGGCCGCCGCTTCACCGCCGTCGGTGGTGCGGTGCCGCTGGTCTTCGACTGGCAGACCGGCACCTTCCAGGGCGTCCAGTTCGCGCTATCCTGCTACAATCCCGCCGAAAAGGGCGGGTGGCTCGACATCGACCGGTTCACGCTGTCAAAGCCGTGA
- a CDS encoding TonB-dependent receptor produces MKGSQILGALARSSSVWALAVSVGVTGVAGAQTATGGTTASPTNAQPGATTLAQDTATPTTAVGEDSAGGDDIVVTGVRASLDRAIAIKRDSPGVVDAISAEDIGKFPDTNLAESLQRITGVSINRVNGEGSQVSVRGFSGGFNLVTINGRQLPATNIDTSGGNLFARGAGRSFDFQNIASEGVSGLEVYKTGRASVPTGGIGATINIDTRKPLDSRESGMTGSIGAKALYDTSVEKSEDSKHRVTPEVSGLLNYKNDEGTFGAAVFGSYQLRYSASAQSNPNYWNVVPTADFFNPGTFINSTTVIDGTRPTAPYVLVPNDSRYQFSENRRERINFQGVLQFKPTDTLEFTVDSLFAQNRLREQRSEQTNWFNRPFSEVRFDDNPNMATAIFLRDYLPNGPKDEGFEQQQAATKARLGSVGLNAKWEFMPNLTLTVDGHHSVSTSSPDNPNGTTATTVALGAPVIQGHSLDFSTGFPQQAQVINDCYRATPTSIASGNCNGVLDIGDLGSAPARTIISRQRQQIDQLQARLGWDLGGGSRFDAGGSYTDSKMHSTQTQTQQTLGDWGLQNPGIISQLAPELVQQYCLTCKFDHFNPASEGQSLIAFRGNAIDLYNVLSPYYTGLGQPPAPSAPADDTVREKIWAVFGQFTWNGEVAGKPANLVIGARYEQTRVQSDAVQTYNNIVWTADNDFRGDSSGVFTSRRQRGNYENLLPAVDFSIEPITNVKARVSFSRTLARPDYGNLFATESAGAPGRPTALGGIPTGNKGNANLLPLLSDNFDVSLEWYYKPSSFVSIGFFDKRVANFLGTGVINQNLFGLRDPSSGAAGSRSGTAAAYLRGAGRDLSDVNLFSYTALLVQNNGNQAAATSQFEANYVTGPNGGGALNQSFVNSLLAAVDIASDPNDPLFNFSVSQPINNREGKIHGFELAWTNFFGNTGFGFAGSFTKVSGDVNVDPYADPTVNIFALTGLGNSANATGIYDKNGLSARVAYNWRDKYLVATNQGGNRNPLFVAPFGTLDVNISYDVNDHVAVTLEGINLTSESVKTYGRTERNLVLAQELKPRFLLGARYRF; encoded by the coding sequence ATGAAGGGAAGCCAAATTCTCGGCGCGCTCGCGCGCTCGTCGTCGGTGTGGGCGCTGGCCGTCAGCGTCGGCGTGACCGGCGTGGCCGGCGCGCAGACCGCCACCGGCGGCACGACCGCGAGCCCGACCAACGCCCAGCCGGGCGCCACCACGCTCGCGCAGGACACCGCGACCCCGACCACGGCCGTGGGCGAGGACAGCGCCGGGGGTGACGACATCGTCGTTACCGGCGTGCGCGCCAGCCTCGACCGCGCGATCGCGATCAAGCGCGACTCGCCGGGCGTCGTCGACGCGATCAGCGCGGAGGATATCGGCAAGTTCCCCGACACCAACCTCGCCGAATCGTTGCAGCGGATCACCGGCGTCTCGATCAACCGCGTGAACGGCGAAGGTTCGCAGGTCTCTGTCCGCGGCTTCTCGGGCGGGTTCAACCTGGTGACGATCAACGGGCGTCAGCTGCCCGCGACCAACATCGACACCAGCGGCGGCAATCTGTTCGCACGCGGCGCGGGCCGCTCGTTCGACTTCCAGAACATCGCCTCGGAAGGCGTCAGCGGGCTGGAGGTCTACAAGACGGGACGCGCCTCGGTGCCGACCGGCGGCATCGGCGCCACGATCAACATCGATACGCGCAAGCCGCTCGACTCGCGTGAGAGCGGCATGACCGGCTCGATCGGCGCCAAGGCGCTGTACGACACGTCGGTAGAAAAGTCCGAGGACAGCAAGCACCGCGTGACCCCGGAAGTGTCGGGGCTGCTCAACTACAAGAACGACGAAGGCACGTTCGGCGCGGCGGTGTTCGGCAGCTACCAGCTGCGTTACTCGGCGTCGGCGCAGTCGAACCCGAACTACTGGAACGTCGTTCCGACCGCGGACTTCTTCAATCCCGGCACGTTCATCAACTCGACCACGGTCATCGACGGCACGCGTCCGACCGCGCCGTACGTGCTGGTGCCGAACGACAGCCGCTACCAGTTCTCGGAAAACCGCCGCGAGCGCATCAACTTCCAGGGCGTGTTGCAGTTCAAGCCGACCGACACCCTGGAATTCACGGTCGACAGCCTGTTCGCGCAAAACCGCCTGCGTGAGCAGCGCAGCGAGCAGACGAACTGGTTCAACCGCCCGTTCAGCGAAGTGCGTTTCGACGACAACCCGAACATGGCGACCGCGATCTTCCTGCGCGATTACCTGCCGAACGGCCCGAAGGACGAAGGCTTCGAGCAGCAGCAGGCGGCGACCAAGGCACGGCTGGGATCGGTCGGCCTGAACGCCAAGTGGGAGTTCATGCCCAACCTGACGTTGACCGTCGACGGGCACCATTCGGTGTCGACCTCGTCGCCGGACAACCCCAACGGCACCACCGCGACGACGGTGGCGCTGGGCGCGCCGGTGATCCAGGGCCACTCGCTCGACTTCAGCACCGGCTTCCCGCAGCAGGCGCAGGTCATCAACGACTGCTATCGCGCGACGCCAACGTCGATCGCCAGCGGCAATTGCAACGGCGTGCTCGACATCGGCGACCTGGGCTCCGCCCCGGCGCGCACGATCATCTCGCGCCAGCGGCAGCAGATCGACCAGCTGCAGGCGCGGCTCGGCTGGGATCTGGGCGGCGGCAGCCGCTTCGATGCCGGTGGTTCGTACACCGACTCGAAGATGCATTCGACGCAGACGCAGACGCAGCAGACGCTGGGCGACTGGGGCCTGCAAAATCCGGGCATCATCTCGCAGCTGGCACCGGAGCTGGTCCAGCAATATTGCCTGACCTGCAAGTTCGACCACTTCAACCCGGCGTCGGAAGGCCAGTCGCTGATCGCGTTCCGCGGCAATGCGATCGACCTCTACAACGTGCTGAGCCCCTATTACACCGGGCTGGGCCAGCCGCCGGCACCGTCGGCCCCCGCCGACGACACCGTCCGCGAAAAGATCTGGGCGGTGTTCGGCCAGTTCACGTGGAACGGCGAAGTCGCAGGCAAGCCGGCGAACCTCGTCATCGGCGCACGGTACGAGCAGACGCGGGTCCAGTCGGACGCGGTGCAGACCTACAACAACATCGTCTGGACGGCCGACAACGACTTCCGCGGCGATTCGAGCGGGGTGTTCACGAGCCGACGCCAGCGCGGCAATTACGAGAACCTGTTGCCGGCGGTCGATTTCAGCATCGAGCCGATCACCAACGTGAAGGCGCGCGTCTCGTTCAGCCGCACGCTCGCACGGCCCGACTACGGCAACCTGTTCGCGACCGAATCGGCGGGTGCGCCGGGCCGTCCGACCGCGCTGGGCGGCATCCCGACCGGCAACAAGGGCAATGCCAACCTGCTGCCGCTGCTGTCGGATAACTTCGACGTGTCGCTGGAGTGGTATTACAAGCCGTCCAGCTTCGTCTCGATCGGGTTCTTCGACAAGCGGGTCGCCAACTTCCTGGGCACCGGGGTCATCAACCAGAACCTGTTCGGGTTGCGCGACCCCAGCTCCGGCGCGGCCGGATCGCGTTCCGGCACGGCGGCGGCATACCTGCGTGGCGCCGGACGCGACCTGAGCGACGTGAATCTGTTCAGCTACACGGCGTTGCTGGTGCAGAACAACGGCAATCAGGCGGCGGCGACCTCGCAGTTCGAGGCGAATTACGTCACCGGCCCGAATGGCGGCGGCGCACTCAACCAGTCGTTCGTCAACAGCCTGCTGGCGGCGGTCGACATCGCCTCCGATCCGAACGATCCGCTGTTCAACTTCTCGGTCTCGCAGCCGATCAACAACCGCGAGGGCAAGATCCACGGCTTCGAACTGGCGTGGACGAACTTCTTCGGGAACACCGGCTTCGGTTTCGCGGGGTCGTTCACGAAGGTGAGCGGTGACGTGAACGTCGATCCGTACGCGGACCCGACGGTCAACATCTTCGCGCTGACCGGATTGGGCAACAGCGCGAACGCCACCGGCATCTACGACAAGAACGGCCTGTCGGCGCGTGTCGCGTACAACTGGCGCGACAAGTACCTGGTCGCGACCAACCAGGGCGGCAACCGCAACCCGTTGTTCGTGGCGCCGTTCGGCACGCTGGACGTCAACATCAGCTACGACGTGAACGACCATGTCGCGGTCACGCTGGAAGGGATCAACCTGACCAGCGAGAGCGTGAAGACCTATGGCCGTACCGAGCGTAACCTGGTGCTGGCGCAGGAATTGAAGCCGCGTTTCCTGCTGGGCGCGCGCTATCGCTTCTGA
- a CDS encoding SapC family protein, which yields MTFVPLDNVDHHALTVAVRAGAEFGDHANLLPIVPAEFEEAQRDLPIVFRRGGDGIAAFVLLGFDRGENLFVADGQWTTRYVPAVQRRGPFALARSATGEEAIEVDLDDARVGAADGLPLFRDHGGDAPYLEHVTAALRLLRDGQASAAAIHADLAAAGLLRDVTLRIDLGDAGGYELTDLLTIDQAALAGLSGAVLERLHGNGLLRAATMAAASLGNIERLIELKTLRVAG from the coding sequence ATGACCTTCGTCCCACTCGACAATGTCGATCACCACGCGCTGACCGTCGCGGTGCGCGCCGGCGCCGAATTCGGCGACCACGCGAACCTGCTGCCGATCGTGCCGGCCGAATTCGAGGAGGCGCAGCGCGACCTGCCGATCGTCTTTCGCCGCGGCGGCGACGGGATCGCGGCCTTCGTGCTGCTCGGCTTCGATCGCGGCGAGAATTTGTTCGTCGCGGATGGGCAGTGGACGACCCGCTATGTGCCCGCGGTGCAGCGGCGCGGGCCGTTCGCGCTGGCGCGGTCGGCGACCGGCGAGGAGGCGATCGAGGTCGATCTCGACGATGCGCGGGTCGGGGCGGCGGACGGGTTGCCGCTGTTCCGCGATCATGGCGGCGACGCGCCGTATCTGGAGCATGTCACCGCGGCGTTGCGGCTGCTGCGCGACGGGCAGGCGAGCGCGGCCGCGATCCATGCCGATCTTGCGGCGGCGGGGCTGCTGCGCGACGTGACGCTGCGCATCGATCTGGGCGACGCCGGGGGATATGAACTGACCGACCTGCTGACGATCGATCAGGCGGCTCTGGCGGGATTGTCGGGCGCGGTGTTGGAGCGGCTGCACGGCAACGGCCTGTTGCGTGCGGCGACGATGGCGGCGGCGTCGCTGGGGAATATCGAGCGGCTGATCGAGTTGAAGACGCTGCGGGTGGCGGGGTGA
- a CDS encoding cupin-like domain-containing protein, producing the protein MSAAITDVRAREIAADDPAARDLPALVAGGQPVVVRGLAADWPLVVAGQAGPKVAVDYLLRFYGGRPGAGYTAAADRGGRYFYDETLTRLDFAAERVALDDYLARMLASLEEVGAPSFYIGSTDLDQFFPGMTGENPLPHADVARVLRSIWIGTRTIASAHYDMSNNIAVCAVGRRRFTLFPPEQVANLYPGPLEPTPGGQVVSLVDFRAPDPTRYPDFPKAVAAAQVAELGPGDAVVYPALWWHHVEALDPFNVLVNYWWNDAPAFMDTPMNTLLHALLSLRDRPAAEKASWRALFDYYVFDDAGRAAAHLPEAARGPLAPLDDIAARRLRADLLRKLNR; encoded by the coding sequence GTGAGCGCGGCGATCACCGACGTGCGCGCGCGCGAGATCGCGGCGGACGATCCGGCGGCGCGCGACCTTCCCGCGCTGGTCGCGGGCGGGCAGCCGGTGGTGGTGCGCGGGCTGGCCGCGGACTGGCCGCTGGTGGTGGCGGGGCAGGCGGGGCCGAAGGTGGCGGTCGATTACCTGCTGCGCTTCTACGGCGGGCGACCGGGGGCGGGCTATACCGCGGCGGCGGACCGGGGCGGGCGGTATTTCTACGACGAGACGCTGACGCGGCTCGATTTCGCGGCGGAGCGGGTCGCCCTCGACGATTACCTGGCACGGATGCTGGCGTCGCTGGAGGAGGTGGGCGCGCCGTCCTTCTACATCGGCTCGACCGACCTCGACCAATTCTTCCCCGGCATGACCGGCGAAAACCCGCTGCCGCACGCCGATGTTGCGCGCGTGCTGCGCAGCATCTGGATCGGGACACGGACGATCGCGTCGGCGCATTACGACATGTCGAACAACATCGCGGTATGCGCGGTCGGGCGGCGGCGGTTCACGTTGTTCCCGCCCGAACAGGTGGCGAACCTCTATCCGGGGCCACTGGAGCCGACACCGGGCGGGCAGGTGGTGTCGCTGGTCGATTTCCGCGCGCCGGACCCGACGCGCTACCCGGATTTCCCGAAGGCGGTGGCGGCGGCGCAGGTGGCGGAGCTGGGGCCGGGCGACGCGGTGGTCTATCCGGCGCTCTGGTGGCACCATGTCGAGGCGCTCGATCCGTTCAACGTGCTGGTGAACTATTGGTGGAACGACGCGCCCGCGTTCATGGACACGCCGATGAACACGCTGCTCCACGCGCTGCTGAGCCTGCGCGACCGCCCGGCGGCGGAGAAGGCGTCGTGGCGGGCGCTGTTCGATTACTACGTGTTCGACGACGCCGGCCGCGCCGCGGCGCATTTGCCGGAGGCCGCGCGCGGGCCGCTCGCCCCGCTCGACGATATCGCGGCGCGGCGATTGCGCGCTGACTTGCTGAGGAAGCTGAACCGATGA
- a CDS encoding tryptophan halogenase family protein, with translation MTRVRRVVIAGGGTAGWLAAAILTKQVGAMVEVTLVESEEIGTVGVGESTIPTVRAFHALLGIDEREFVRATGASFKLGISFEGWSREAERYMHSFGKLGHSTWMADFHHFWLEGRAQGVADELGAYCVEHEAARGERFAGGQDAALNYAYHFDAGRYARYLRERCEADGLTRVEGKIARVERDGESGDIAALIMEDGARVEGDLFLDCTGFRALLIGDALGVGYEDWREWLPTDRAIAVQTTATGPAVPYTRAIAHDAGWQWRIPLQHRLGNGIVYASDYLSEDEARARLLSTVTGETLIEPRTIRFRTGRRVKAWERNCVALSLAGGFVEPLESTSIHLIMIALTRLLQLFPFDGVSEAAAARFNDMAQREVEGVRDFIILHYTLNQRDEPFWRRMRDMPLPDSLATRIALFRESAQAFQASDELFTVTSWVQVMLGQRLMPDTHNRLARMMPPGRLQQTLGQLAGQVAGAVRGLPVHQAYLDRM, from the coding sequence ATGACACGCGTACGGCGGGTGGTGATTGCCGGCGGCGGGACCGCGGGCTGGCTGGCGGCGGCGATCCTGACCAAGCAGGTCGGCGCGATGGTGGAAGTCACGCTGGTCGAATCGGAGGAAATCGGCACGGTCGGCGTCGGCGAATCGACGATCCCGACGGTGCGCGCCTTCCATGCGCTGCTGGGGATCGACGAGCGCGAGTTCGTGCGCGCGACCGGCGCCAGCTTCAAGCTGGGGATATCCTTCGAAGGCTGGTCGCGCGAGGCGGAGCGCTACATGCACTCTTTCGGCAAGCTGGGCCATTCGACGTGGATGGCGGACTTCCACCATTTCTGGCTGGAGGGCCGCGCGCAGGGCGTCGCCGACGAGCTCGGCGCCTATTGCGTCGAGCATGAGGCGGCACGCGGCGAGCGATTCGCGGGCGGGCAGGATGCCGCGCTGAACTATGCGTATCATTTCGATGCCGGGCGCTATGCGCGCTATCTGCGCGAACGCTGCGAGGCGGACGGCCTGACGCGCGTCGAGGGCAAGATCGCGCGGGTCGAGCGCGACGGCGAGAGCGGCGACATCGCGGCGCTGATCATGGAGGATGGCGCGCGCGTCGAGGGCGACCTGTTCCTGGATTGCACCGGTTTTCGCGCGCTGCTGATCGGCGACGCGCTCGGGGTCGGATACGAGGACTGGCGCGAGTGGCTGCCGACCGACCGGGCGATCGCGGTGCAGACGACCGCGACGGGGCCGGCGGTGCCCTATACGCGCGCGATCGCGCATGACGCAGGGTGGCAGTGGCGCATCCCGCTCCAGCATCGGCTGGGCAACGGAATCGTCTATGCCAGCGATTACCTGAGTGAGGACGAAGCGCGGGCGCGGCTGCTGTCGACGGTTACCGGCGAGACGCTGATCGAGCCGCGCACGATCCGCTTCCGCACCGGGCGACGGGTGAAGGCGTGGGAGCGCAATTGCGTGGCGCTGAGCCTGGCGGGCGGGTTCGTCGAACCGCTGGAGTCGACCAGCATCCACCTGATCATGATCGCACTGACGCGATTGTTGCAGCTGTTTCCGTTCGACGGGGTCAGCGAGGCGGCGGCGGCGCGCTTCAACGACATGGCGCAGCGCGAGGTCGAGGGGGTGCGCGACTTCATCATCCTGCACTACACGCTCAACCAGCGCGACGAGCCGTTCTGGCGACGGATGCGCGACATGCCGCTACCCGATTCGCTGGCGACGCGGATCGCGCTGTTCCGCGAGAGCGCGCAGGCGTTCCAGGCGAGCGACGAACTGTTCACGGTGACGTCGTGGGTGCAGGTGATGCTGGGGCAGCGATTGATGCCGGACACGCACAACCGGCTGGCGCGGATGATGCCGCCCGGGCGATTGCAGCAGACGCTGGGACAGCTCGCCGGGCAGGTGGCGGGCGCCGTGCGCGGATTGCCCGTGCATCAGGCCTATCTGGACCGGATGTAA